From a single Lolium rigidum isolate FL_2022 chromosome 7, APGP_CSIRO_Lrig_0.1, whole genome shotgun sequence genomic region:
- the LOC124672449 gene encoding 12-oxophytodienoate reductase 1-like translates to MEPIPLLTPYKMGQLDLSHRVVLAPLTRQRSYGNIPQPHAAVYYAQRATRGGFLITEATGVSDTAQGYHNTPGIWTPEHVEAWKPIVAAVHAKGAVIFCQIWHSGRVSSYELQPGGKAPVSSTEKGVGPQMSFDGRLEQFSPPRKLTVEEIPMIVDDFRKAARNAIDAGFDGVEIHGAFGYIIDQFLKDNPNDRTDEYGGSLENRCRFALEVVEAIAKEIGGHRVGIRFSPFADYMECHDSDPHSLALYISAKLNDHHILYLHMIEPRMAIVEGRRVVPKRLLPYREVFKGAFIANGGYDGAEGNKVVAEGYADLVSFGRLFLANPDLPKRFEVGAELNNYDRMTFYTPDPIVGYTDYPFLEQSSI, encoded by the exons ATGGAGCCCATCCCTCTCCTGACGCCATACAAGATGGGCCAGCTCGATCTCTCCCATAG GGTCGTGCTAGCCCCGCTCACCCGCCAGCGCTCCTACGGGAACATTCCACAGCCGCACGCAGCTGTGTACTACGCGCAGCGGGCAACGCGCGGGGGCTTCCTGATCACGGAGGCCACAGGCGTCTCCGACACGGCCCAGGGGTACCACAACACCCCGGGGATCTGGACGCCGGAGCACGTCGAGGCGTGGAAGCCCATCGTCGCCGCCGTCCACGCCAAGGGCGCTGTGATCTTCTGCCAGATTTGGCACTCGGGCCGCGTGTCCAGCTACGAGCTCCAGCCCGGTGGGAAGGCGCCGGTGTCCAGCACGGAGAAGGGAGTGGGACCGCAGATGAGCTTCGACGGAAGGCTCGAGCAGTTTTCACCACCGAGGAAACTCACGGTAGAGGAGATTCCCATGATCGTGGATGACTTCAGGAAGGCCGCCAGGAACGCCATCGACGCGG GTTTTGACGGCGTGGAGATTCACGGCGCCTTTGGGTACATCATCGATCAGTTCCTTAAGGACAACCCCAATGACCGCACCGACGAGTATGGCGGCAGCCTCGAGAATCGATGCCGCTTCGCTCTTGAGGTGGTTGAGGCAATCGCGAAGGAGATCGGCGGCCACCGAGTCGGCATCAGATTCTCCCCCTTTGCCGACTACATGGAATGCCACGACTCCGACCCTCACTCCCTCGCGCTCTATATCTCCGCCAAGCTCAACGATCACCACATCCTCTACCTTCACATGATCGAGCCGAGAATGGCAATCGTGGAGGGACGACGTGTGGTGCCGAAGCGGCTACTGCCGTATAGGGAGGTGTTCAAGGGTGCCTTCATCGCCAACGGTGGGTACGATGGTGCGGAGGGGAACAAGGTGGTCGCCGAGGGGTATGCCGACCTAGTGTCCTTCGGGCGGCTGTTCCTGGCAAACCCAGACCTGCCGAAGAGGTTTGAGGTCGGGGCAGAGCTAAACAACTACGACAGGATGACCTTCTACACCCCGGACCCTATCGTCGGCTACACCGACTACCCGTTCCTCGAACAGTCATCAATCTAG